In Heteronotia binoei isolate CCM8104 ecotype False Entrance Well chromosome 5, APGP_CSIRO_Hbin_v1, whole genome shotgun sequence, the DNA window GAGAAATATTTAATCTAGGGtcgccaactgcctggagaaaaaactcTGATTATCTCCCTTGAACAGAGGCATTATGGGATGTTATTTCTCTCTTCAGATGCCTATTTCCGCATGCTATGCCTCTGGGAAAGAGGCACGATTCTTTTTTTGTCGTTAGGCGAaattcagattcagcaggagctcacaggagcacagctcctgaacctttctgagggttccccctcttccttcccaccaaaCTTGTTCAttggtgcagctgcgtaacaatccctggattaggtgagcaggcagccagcccccaggggctttgccacagccctcattaacccccggagaagcccacactaccctttctcctgggtggcgggtggcttgctggccttttgacttggagggggcagcccaggagagtgaggcctgcttgggctggctgaatctctaccccgctcaagcaggcctcgctcacccggggctctcctttcttgcatcaggttgcttttggctggggggggggggcggtggcatatgctaatgaattatgctaatgagctctgccacctatttttctacaaaacaacctgtTAGCAACCATAATGCACTTACATTTCCAAATTAAAGTAGTGAGATTAAATTGCTCAGCCTGCAGCCTAAAGACACAATCTCCAAGAAGGAATTCAAGGGGGCCTCTacaaggaagggttgcatcagtgcttagttctcgtgaccCTTCCTTGCACACCCATGGAAATGCTATTCACCGCTTTGGAGTTAggcagcaattttcctccaggccaattttgccagagatcctggaggttggggtgttggttttttttggccagctTCTGGACATACAGGAGGTGTTGCTGGATGGGTGTTGGGGGGAAGGTACTTCTGAAaaccctgcattgttcagggacatggactagatgaccttggagatcccttccaactttatgattctaataGTAAGAGGTGGGGAGTAAGACTTGCTCAGAGTTTACTCCAGTTCATTTCTGGCTCATGGAGTTGGATGGGAGCAGGAGGAGGGAATCTTACTTCTCCTTCTTGATCCTCTCTAGGAGAATTAGGGAAGGCTAATTGGGACTGTATCCCACAAGGTTCACCTGCCAACTCCAGAGAAACAGTCCATTTCCACATTACTTGATATTGGGGGGGACTGAACCCTTAGAATTTACTGAGCTCTTGGGTTGGGGGACATAAGCTTTTCCTTTCAACTCAGATCCTATTGCCAGAACTCTTTGGGCTTCAGGGTGGCGACACCCCAAAATGCTCACTGCAGGCTGGACTGTGGAGAGATTAGGGTGGTGTCATGCCTCTCTAAATTTGGGGAAGGAAATGTTTTTGCCAGTTTTGTAGATGCCAGAAAGACTGGCAGATAACCTTTAAGGAGCAAGTTTACAAAGGGCAACCACTAAAAAGGCCCTGCTGGGTGTTTGAATCTGACTCTCATCAGAACAATTATAGGAATGCTTCAGCCTTGAATGGATTCTCTGAAGACCATGAAAATCAGATCTGTGCCTCAAGTTCTtgccacacactgagcatttatGCGATTCTTCCCTCATGCGGACTCCTCCAGGCTAAAGAGACATGAGCTCATCTTGAGTCTCCTTCAGTTGTCAGAGGCCACCCCTACTATCTTCTCTCTGAGGTCTACCTGAGGGCTTCAGATATAGCTCAAACTCCTTCCATATTCCAAGCGTTTTTAACATTTCTTCCAGGTTAGGGTAAGATTTCTAGGTTGATTCAAGCTTTCTACAAGACTTTATGTTATTTCAGTGCTTTGTATGGTCTGTGGCTGTCTTTTAGATTTGAAAGAAAAATTCTTTTCTTGGGCAACGAAATTATAAGATTTCTCTTTGTgcgggttctttgatgctgttgaagatttccacgctgagcattcaaaaggttttcccTCTATGTGAGTGGAAGACTGCTACTGTTACTGTGTCTCTTTCCATACTCTGAGTACTCAAAATAATACTTCCATGTAGGTTCCTAAGTCCTTTTCAAGATGGCAACTCaaactaaatatcttttcacacACTGAATGGATTTTTCCCCATGTGAGTCCTTTGTTGCAGCTGAAGACTGCCAATATGACTGACTTTCTTTCCACAGtttaagcattcaaaaggtttccccCTGTGTGTTCTACAATGCAGGTGAAGGTTGTTACTTatacttatactgaatcagtttcCGCactcagagaacataagagaagccgtgttagatcaggccaatggcccatccagtccaacactctgtgtcacacagtggcaaaaattatatatatatatatatatatatatatatatatatatatatatatatatatatatatatatatatatatatatatatatatatatatatatatatatataagaattaaaaaggtttctcccctctgtgagTTTTCTGATGCTTCTGAAGGTTGCTACgacaactgaatctcttcccacagtctgagcattcaaaaggtttctcccctgtgtgtgttcttttgtgcagtcgaagagtgccactctgactgaatctctttccgcactctgagcattcgaagGGTTtttcccccgtgtgggttctttggtgcatccgaagactgccactctgtctgaatttctttccacactctgagcattcaaaaggtttctcgcctgtgtgggttctctgatgagatTGAAGACTTCCAgtgttactgaatctctttccacactcggagcACTCAAAGGGTTTcctccctgtgtgggttcttagatgcacctgaagagtgctactctgtctaaatctttttccacacactgagcattcaaaaggtttctcccctgtgtgggtcctttggTGCCGTTGAAGAGTACtacactgactgaatctctttccacacactgagcatacaaaaggtttctcccctgtgtgggttttcagATGCTCTTGAAGGACACCAGTagaactgaatttctttccacactctaagcatttaaatggtctctcccctgtgtgaattttaTGGTGCCGTTGAAGAtcaccactctgactgaatctccttccacactctgagcattgaaaaggtttctcccctgtgtgggtcctttggtgcagttgaagattgccactctgactgaatctctttccacactctaaacattcaaaaggtttctcccctgtgtgggttctgtggTGCAGCTGTAGCTTCCGACTCGtacagaatctctttccacaatctgagcattcaaaaggtttctccccactgtgaattctctgatgcgtttgaagattCCCCCtatcactgaatctctttccacacactgagcagtcaaaaggtttctcccctgtgtgggttcttcggTGCAACTGAAGACCACTacttgtactgaatctctttccacacactgagcattcaaaaggtttctcccctgtatgggttctttgatgcagttgaagtGTCCCCCTGttactgaatgtctttccacacactgagcattcaaagggtttctcccctgtgtgggttctctggtgatACCGCAGATGGTTACTTaacctgaatctcttcccacatacagagcattcaaatggtttctcccccgtgtgggttctttgatgcatttGAAGACTCCCccttgtactgaatctcttttcacagtctgagcactcaaagggtttcctccctgtgtgggttcttagatgcacctgaagattgccactctgtctaaatctctttccacacactgagcattcaaaaggtttctcccctgtgtggattctttggtgcGCCTGAAGattgccattctgactgaatctctttccacatgctgagcattcaaaaggtttctcccttgtgtgggttctctgatgatgttgaagattgCTACTCACACTGAATATCTTTCCGCACTCTGCGCATGCAAAAGGTTTTTTGCCTCTGTGTATTCTTTTGTGCGCAAGATGCTGTGATCTCTTTCTGAAGTTCTTTCTACTCTGGATGGATTTACTTGCCTTCAGTATTCTGGGCTTTGGGAAATTTACATTATGCTGTACTCCATCTCTCTGTTCATGCATATGGCTGCCTTTCTTTATTCTAGGCCTCCCTCGATTCCTGACGTTTCCTTTCAAATCTTCATTTTTAACTTGATCTGGCATTTGCTGGTGAagttcctcatcctcctcattcctctggtCATTATCCTCTACTggaacagagaaagagagattctGTTAGCACCTGGGAGGGCTGGTTAGGCATCTGGGGTAATGCAGTAGTAAAGGACGGATGGCCCTTTGGCCCTGTACAGCTTGCCTGATCTTAACCACTCCTCCGGCTTTCCCCAGAATATCTAATATTTCAAGATATCTAATTCCCCCTCAAGAGCCACAGCTGAGATCTTGTCCAGATGGACTTTCTGAGCCTCCACatttcaggcccccagaaggcatCCCACCTCCTTAACTAGGAGGCTGTATGATTGTACCAAACCAAATGTCACTCAGAGGTTaattgtcaagcatcgatatttctcaataatcagtcttttgttttaaatcaaagctgtttagaaactcagaagctgtaccaaggacacaagccttgggagtaatgatgtatacagagttacacagttgctttataggatatcttcaaaggttacattacagatgcatacctgagtcacgggttcaaaggttgctaaacactatctcttttattactaaggaatttgggctattaaaaacatctcccattctcacacttctctagcagaagataagagttgtctgtgtgaacctgtgggagaggcgacttgaaagtggtaccagccaggctgtagcaaaagcatccttgggccagatggaaaagggccttttcgatcgca includes these proteins:
- the LOC132571691 gene encoding oocyte zinc finger protein XlCOF6-like, with translation ECSVCGKTFSNRGTLQLHQRTHTGEKPFECSVCGKRFSTSSGLQLHRRTHTGEKPFDCSVCGKRFSDRGNLQTHQRIHSGEKPFECSDCGKRFCTSRKLQLHHRTHTGEKPFECLECGKRFSQSGNLQLHQRTHTGEKPFQCSECGRRFSQSGDLQRHHKIHTGERPFKCLECGKKFSSTGVLQEHLKTHTGEKPFVCSVCGKRFSQCSTLQRHQRTHTGEKPFECSVCGKRFRQSSTLQVHLRTHTGRKPFECSECGKRFSNTGSLQSHQRTHTGEKPFECSECGKKFRQSGSLRMHQRTHTGEKPFECSECGKRFSQSGTLRLHKRTQTHRGKPFECLNCGKKVSHIGSLQLQQRTHMGKNPFSV